TCTCACGGCCGCGATCTACCTCGCCCGCTTTCATCTCCGGGTCGCTGTCGTGGACGAGGGGAGAAGCCGCGCCTTGCTGATCCCAAAAGCCATAACGTGCCGGGCTTCCCGGACGGGATATCGGGCCAGGACCTAC
This sequence is a window from Bosea vestrisii. Protein-coding genes within it:
- a CDS encoding FAD-dependent oxidoreductase, yielding MIKPQLDCLIVGGGPAGLTAAIYLARFHLRVAVVDEGRSRALLIPKAITCRASRTGYRARTY